One stretch of Schlesneria sp. DSM 10557 DNA includes these proteins:
- a CDS encoding replicative DNA helicase, whose amino-acid sequence MSEARTRRGAQKWQIPFEGGLIRADYAEKLLVGTLLVRFDELRDTITEFDLSALVGDAHRATLAAMIELADEQRPVDVLTVGDRLSETGKLGELPDGVNYLLELLDQAESFGAEHVAEWISIINSKASLRRLQRGLEDLLKLTESHASIEGVRSSLLRLAEDLPQVGCRREKLMSDVVHEYVDGLARGEAETMRVGIPAIDRAIGGVAPGELIIIGGRPGQGKSLSALQWVEQATMHGVPAMIVSEEMSAISLAKRTVQRIMPTDVNGWSADLERLKYEAQQHFAGRAPLLVAESCGSVDVAERAIASAVRRHGVKIVAVDYAQLLKGAGSSKYEQVSDVSTRMKRVATKHEIVVLLLAQLSRSIESRQSAVPQLSDLRDSGQLEQDADVILFIQWPAKVDPNYADPTEYRIYHAKNRSRGISQAVIQMTIDPVRQRLLGPEEQEVVW is encoded by the coding sequence ATGAGCGAGGCGCGTACACGACGCGGCGCCCAGAAATGGCAGATCCCGTTCGAAGGGGGGCTCATTCGTGCGGACTACGCTGAAAAACTGCTGGTGGGCACGTTGCTTGTCCGGTTCGATGAACTGCGGGACACAATCACCGAGTTCGATCTGTCGGCACTGGTGGGTGATGCTCATCGGGCCACACTGGCCGCGATGATTGAGTTGGCAGACGAACAGCGACCAGTTGACGTGCTGACCGTCGGCGATCGGCTGTCGGAAACCGGGAAATTGGGCGAGTTGCCGGACGGCGTGAACTACCTGCTCGAATTATTGGATCAGGCCGAGTCGTTCGGGGCCGAGCACGTTGCAGAGTGGATCTCGATCATCAACTCGAAAGCTTCTCTGCGGAGGCTACAGCGTGGGCTCGAGGATCTGCTGAAACTAACGGAGTCCCATGCCAGTATCGAGGGCGTGCGGTCGAGCTTGCTCCGACTGGCTGAGGACCTGCCGCAAGTTGGATGTCGACGTGAAAAGTTGATGTCTGATGTCGTTCACGAGTACGTCGACGGATTGGCACGCGGCGAAGCGGAAACAATGCGAGTGGGGATTCCTGCAATTGACCGTGCGATAGGCGGGGTGGCACCTGGCGAGCTGATCATCATTGGTGGGCGACCGGGTCAGGGAAAATCGTTGTCCGCGTTGCAATGGGTTGAGCAAGCGACGATGCACGGTGTCCCGGCTATGATCGTCAGCGAAGAGATGTCGGCGATCAGCCTGGCAAAGCGGACCGTTCAGAGAATCATGCCGACCGATGTGAATGGTTGGTCAGCGGACCTGGAGCGGTTGAAATACGAAGCCCAACAGCACTTCGCGGGACGGGCGCCGTTACTGGTGGCTGAGTCCTGCGGATCGGTGGATGTCGCAGAACGTGCGATTGCTTCGGCGGTCAGGCGACACGGCGTAAAGATCGTTGCAGTGGACTATGCCCAGTTACTGAAGGGCGCTGGCTCCAGCAAGTACGAGCAGGTCAGCGACGTATCAACCCGGATGAAGCGGGTCGCGACCAAGCATGAGATTGTCGTGTTACTGCTCGCACAACTCAGCCGGTCGATCGAAAGCCGTCAGTCTGCGGTCCCACAACTCAGCGACCTGCGGGACTCGGGCCAGTTGGAGCAAGATGCTGACGTGATTTTGTTCATCCAATGGCCTGCAAAGGTAGATCCAAACTACGCCGACCCGACCGAGTATCGAATCTACCACGCGAAAAATCGAAGTCGCGGCATCAGTCAGGCGGTCATTCAGATGACTATCGATCCAGTGCGCCAGCGACTGCTGGGGCCAGAGGAACAGGAGGTGGTCTGGTGA
- a CDS encoding helix-turn-helix domain-containing protein: MLTVSLTQDDLRPLVASVVAETIAAIKADEAKLGDRLAFSEPEAARLIGLEPHQLRDERGRGRIGASQIVGRRIRYTRSDLLQYLARNRSEPRI, encoded by the coding sequence ATGCTGACCGTGTCACTCACTCAGGACGACTTGCGACCACTTGTCGCGTCTGTCGTCGCGGAAACCATTGCAGCGATCAAAGCAGATGAAGCCAAACTCGGCGATCGTCTCGCATTCAGCGAACCCGAAGCTGCTCGGCTGATTGGGCTTGAACCGCATCAACTGCGGGACGAACGGGGCAGGGGCCGTATCGGGGCCAGCCAGATCGTCGGTCGCCGCATCCGGTACACGAGATCTGATCTGCTGCAGTACCTGGCGCGGAATCGGTCTGAGCCAAGGATCTAA
- a CDS encoding transposase, producing MLPSVGNGHSIYRELLKASDGQLSQTKYVWLTRHENFNQTQLSNFEETFTLQLKTGQVWTFKEMLRDLWDQDSAKAGTIFFNEWYKRVIHNGLEQMKSVARFIKDRLVNVVSYCSHPLTHGGAEGLNSRIISIKRRVGGFRNRQNFKTTIFFRCGGLNLSPR from the coding sequence GTGCTGCCGTCAGTCGGCAACGGGCACTCAATCTATCGTGAATTGCTCAAAGCGAGCGATGGTCAACTCAGTCAAACAAAGTACGTGTGGCTGACCCGTCATGAGAATTTCAATCAGACGCAACTCTCCAATTTTGAAGAGACGTTCACGCTGCAATTGAAAACCGGCCAAGTCTGGACCTTCAAAGAAATGCTCCGAGATCTCTGGGACCAGGATTCCGCCAAGGCCGGGACGATCTTCTTTAACGAGTGGTACAAGCGCGTGATTCACAACGGGCTGGAACAAATGAAGTCCGTTGCTCGTTTCATCAAAGACCGCCTGGTGAACGTCGTCAGCTACTGCTCACACCCCCTTACCCACGGAGGGGCCGAAGGACTCAACAGCAGAATCATCTCCATCAAAAGACGAGTCGGTGGTTTTCGTAACCGGCAAAACTTCAAAACCACCATTTTCTTCCGCTGCGGGGGACTCAATCTCTCCCCACGATAA
- a CDS encoding PQQ-binding-like beta-propeller repeat protein, producing MRELGFLAICLFVSTGLFAGDSPQFRGAGGEGHSDETALPLTWSETDNIRWKTDIAGLGWSTPSIAGTEVWLTTALDEGKSLRVICLHRDTGKELHNVEVFHHDDPGPVHGKNSYASPSVLIDGPQLFVHFGKLGTACLTRGGEIVWKTELQYNHRHGPGGSPVVFDDLLIIACDGTDVQYVTALNKKTGEEVWKTPRDGKMAYSTPLLIEVNGQPQLVSTGGEWAIGYEPRSGKEIWRFRYPSGYSNVPRPVHGQGLVFLCSGYDKPWIYAVRPDGTGDVTESHMVWKLDRGAPLNPSPLLVGNELYLIADNGIATCLDAKTGKQHWQKRLGGNFTSSLLFAENRIYLLDEQGKTYVIAPTKEAYTELAVNELPGRTQATIAAADRSLFLRTDTRLYRIQTPQ from the coding sequence GTGCGTGAACTTGGGTTTCTGGCCATCTGCCTGTTCGTTTCTACCGGCCTGTTCGCAGGGGACTCTCCTCAATTTCGAGGTGCAGGCGGCGAAGGGCATTCGGACGAAACAGCGCTACCGCTTACCTGGAGCGAGACGGACAACATTCGATGGAAGACCGACATCGCCGGTCTCGGCTGGTCGACTCCCTCGATCGCCGGAACCGAAGTCTGGCTCACCACGGCTCTTGATGAAGGAAAGTCACTACGAGTCATCTGCCTGCATCGGGACACCGGCAAGGAACTGCATAACGTCGAAGTCTTTCACCACGACGATCCCGGGCCCGTGCATGGCAAGAACAGTTATGCCTCTCCCTCCGTATTAATCGACGGGCCGCAACTGTTCGTGCACTTCGGCAAACTGGGAACAGCCTGTCTGACGCGTGGCGGAGAAATCGTCTGGAAGACAGAGCTTCAGTACAACCACCGCCACGGACCGGGCGGCAGTCCCGTCGTGTTCGATGATTTACTGATCATCGCGTGCGATGGAACCGACGTGCAATATGTGACGGCTCTGAACAAGAAGACGGGCGAGGAAGTCTGGAAGACACCGCGCGACGGCAAAATGGCCTACTCGACTCCGCTTCTCATCGAAGTCAACGGGCAGCCGCAACTGGTCAGTACCGGGGGCGAGTGGGCGATCGGCTACGAACCGCGCAGCGGCAAAGAGATCTGGCGGTTCCGGTATCCGTCCGGCTATTCCAACGTGCCGCGACCGGTGCACGGGCAGGGTCTCGTCTTCCTCTGCTCAGGTTACGACAAGCCGTGGATTTATGCGGTTCGGCCTGACGGGACGGGTGACGTGACCGAATCGCACATGGTGTGGAAGCTTGATCGCGGGGCACCGCTCAATCCCTCCCCCCTGCTCGTCGGCAACGAACTTTATCTGATTGCCGATAACGGAATTGCGACCTGCCTGGATGCGAAAACGGGAAAGCAGCACTGGCAGAAGCGACTGGGTGGCAACTTTACGTCATCGTTACTCTTTGCTGAAAACCGGATCTACCTGCTGGATGAACAGGGAAAAACCTACGTCATCGCTCCCACGAAAGAAGCGTATACCGAGCTGGCCGTCAACGAGCTTCCCGGACGAACTCAGGCGACCATCGCGGCCGCAGATCGATCGCTGTTTCTACGGACTGACACCAGACTCTATCGAATCCAGACACCGCAGTGA
- a CDS encoding redoxin domain-containing protein — translation MKDWRLGLVLFLGVVIAIVSAARIVTDKPHSYEEQVAAATIMRPAAGFDALDSDSHLVRLNSWLGRHRIIVVFFDGEAGADQDTNLLRLRDRYAELQALDVKVVGVTAAIPQENRAAMERAGGKFPFPVVSDIDPQSPEGTLRIHRRWGRLNPANDKTLPGVFLIDRRGMVAHLGPVPKPENDIDQLIQSLAKK, via the coding sequence TTGAAAGACTGGCGTCTCGGCCTGGTGCTCTTCCTCGGAGTTGTGATTGCGATCGTCTCGGCCGCTCGAATTGTTACGGATAAGCCCCACAGCTATGAAGAACAGGTTGCTGCCGCGACGATCATGCGTCCTGCGGCCGGATTTGATGCTCTCGACTCGGACAGTCATCTGGTTCGCCTCAATTCCTGGCTGGGGCGCCACCGCATCATTGTGGTGTTCTTTGACGGCGAGGCCGGAGCCGACCAGGACACCAATCTGCTGCGGCTGAGGGATCGTTATGCCGAACTGCAGGCGCTCGACGTCAAGGTTGTCGGAGTGACGGCGGCCATTCCCCAGGAGAATCGTGCGGCAATGGAGCGAGCCGGCGGGAAATTCCCGTTCCCGGTCGTCTCGGATATTGATCCGCAATCTCCCGAAGGAACGCTTCGCATTCATCGGCGCTGGGGACGACTGAATCCTGCCAATGACAAGACTCTTCCCGGGGTGTTTCTAATCGACCGGCGAGGCATGGTGGCGCATCTCGGCCCAGTGCCCAAACCCGAGAATGACATCGATCAACTGATACAGTCACTCGCGAAGAAATAA
- a CDS encoding YheT family hydrolase, whose amino-acid sequence MSAMSTESAISSLDGPARPRDSFQPPWIFRNGHVQTLAGTYLFGRNTDRLTFAAPTVQHLVSVDNGDRVVFHDDCPVAWKPGDRVAIMLHGLAGSHQSPYMKRIAVQLCQHGVRTMRMDFRGCGAGMTLARYPYHSGRSDDLLATLRAVQELCPGSPVSLIGFSMGGNIALKFLGERGPLDGISRAVAVCPPIDLSLTIDFIGMGLARAYDAYFTKTCIQNVRRRLSARPDSVIPAGWFDRPPRTMREFDETFTAPVCGFASAADYYEKSSSRPYLSKVMVPTLLIAAQDDPVIPFTPFLDTSLSSSILLRAPRYGGHIGFVTTRGPAWLDQQIVDWTLS is encoded by the coding sequence ATGTCTGCGATGTCGACCGAGTCTGCAATTTCGTCCCTGGACGGACCTGCTCGCCCGAGGGACTCGTTCCAACCTCCCTGGATCTTTCGGAACGGCCATGTTCAGACACTGGCCGGAACCTATCTGTTCGGACGGAACACGGATCGTCTGACGTTCGCCGCGCCGACCGTGCAGCATCTGGTCAGCGTGGATAACGGTGACCGAGTTGTCTTCCATGACGATTGCCCTGTTGCATGGAAGCCCGGTGATCGCGTTGCCATCATGTTGCATGGACTCGCGGGTTCGCATCAAAGTCCTTACATGAAGCGAATCGCCGTGCAATTGTGTCAGCACGGCGTCCGGACGATGCGGATGGATTTTCGTGGCTGCGGCGCGGGGATGACGCTGGCCCGGTACCCTTACCACAGCGGTCGTTCCGACGATCTGCTGGCGACGTTGAGAGCCGTCCAGGAGCTGTGCCCGGGGTCTCCCGTGAGTCTGATCGGCTTCTCAATGGGGGGGAACATCGCTCTGAAATTTCTGGGTGAAAGGGGACCCCTGGATGGGATTTCGCGAGCCGTTGCCGTCTGCCCGCCAATCGATCTTTCGCTGACGATCGACTTCATCGGGATGGGGCTGGCACGAGCTTACGACGCGTACTTCACCAAGACGTGCATCCAGAACGTTCGTCGGAGACTGAGTGCCCGGCCCGATTCGGTCATTCCCGCGGGTTGGTTCGACCGACCACCTCGTACGATGCGGGAATTTGATGAAACGTTCACCGCACCGGTTTGTGGATTTGCTTCGGCGGCAGACTACTACGAGAAGTCCAGTTCCCGTCCGTACCTGTCTAAGGTGATGGTTCCGACGCTGCTGATTGCTGCTCAGGATGATCCCGTAATCCCTTTTACGCCGTTTCTGGACACATCGCTTTCTTCTTCGATTCTGTTGCGGGCTCCACGGTACGGGGGGCATATTGGCTTCGTGACGACTCGCGGACCAGCCTGGCTCGACCAGCAGATTGTGGATTGGACATTATCTTGA
- a CDS encoding transposase produces MLMTDGNGVPISGFTISAQVAEVNTIETLVDIQVAGQKPERLLYDKAADADWIRDTLKLRGIEQITPHRKGRKKPSRQDGRSLRRYASRWKVERTISWLGYQRRLLVRHEYYPHLFEGFFHLACLMICLNRF; encoded by the coding sequence ATGCTGATGACGGATGGTAACGGCGTCCCCATCTCGGGGTTCACCATTTCTGCACAGGTCGCCGAAGTCAACACGATCGAGACGCTGGTCGACATTCAAGTTGCTGGCCAGAAACCGGAGAGGCTGCTGTACGATAAGGCTGCCGATGCGGATTGGATTCGTGATACGCTCAAACTGCGAGGTATCGAGCAAATCACACCCCACCGAAAAGGCCGGAAGAAGCCGTCTCGACAAGACGGGCGAAGCCTGAGGCGATATGCGAGTCGCTGGAAAGTGGAACGCACGATCAGTTGGCTAGGCTATCAAAGAAGACTTCTTGTCCGGCATGAATACTACCCACATCTCTTCGAAGGTTTTTTCCACCTCGCCTGCCTAATGATATGCTTGAACCGGTTTTGA
- a CDS encoding transposase, whose product MRITLSMWPQRRRPNTTGSRTVPKPFLDDAQWNSIKDLFANPLPSPLGGRPRVEPRPCLEGILWVLKSGGRWQDLPERYPSPATCWRRLKEWTERGIMVKTWERLLKSLDRQKRLNWSQAMGDGTFSPAKKGAPRLVRPRKAKERNSC is encoded by the coding sequence ATGCGAATCACCCTGTCCATGTGGCCCCAGCGACGGCGGCCGAATACGACAGGGTCCAGGACGGTCCCAAAGCCTTTTCTCGATGATGCTCAGTGGAATTCCATCAAGGATCTGTTTGCGAACCCTCTTCCATCCCCACTGGGAGGCCGACCACGAGTCGAGCCTCGACCCTGTCTGGAGGGAATTCTGTGGGTCCTGAAGAGCGGAGGACGATGGCAAGATTTACCAGAGCGATACCCCTCTCCTGCAACATGCTGGCGAAGGCTCAAGGAGTGGACGGAAAGAGGAATCATGGTCAAAACGTGGGAGCGTCTGCTGAAGTCCCTTGATCGACAGAAGCGGCTGAATTGGTCGCAGGCAATGGGTGATGGCACCTTTTCGCCTGCAAAAAAGGGGGCGCCGAGGTTGGTAAGACCAAGAAAGGCAAAGGAACGAAACTCATGCTGA
- a CDS encoding CehA/McbA family metallohydrolase, which translates to MKSLMAVLGTVLLLGLVVGLGTARQVIQTGESFVEIGVLSEETWNRFVADGKEVDSIYGDIALRNDYLSAVIGQPIATRHANMTVRDIAGALIDLAVQSAPSDQLAAYYPGKRRYPFRQASIVNAEGAEVSLDQPYRSGQSAAVVLKAEAGEDRPEATVRYQLGPQDRFLTVVTTLTNRSNKLQSIPLEDDFRMDGGKEEMLRTPNGTVDQFWVEDRYWDQAYGLDAEGLKLQLTSDARVTAIKYERPDGATIVALEPGQSYTFQRRLYPGKNRLEVNAIARGLTAGNSTTHQLVVLNKRHRPIPRTLVEFKLGSASYGTARTDNDGRLTVVTPSEPVTVDLSAFGNKIAANLPLKTDGQPEVLTVDFDPGTVTATITDGQQRLIPCKVEFKPLDGHYKLDYGPESGEFAVRNLIYTPNGKFQRLIPPGKYAVTISHGPEFDAVFTELDISPGESASLVASLPRTVETPGWVSSDFHSHSSPSGDNTSSQLGRVLNLVAEHIEFAPCTEHNRVSTYQPHIDRLGIGSQMMTVSGIELTGLPLPLNHQNAFPIKLVERTQDGGGPVTGPDLESQIERLVLHDGRSEKLLQVNHPDLGWMFYDKDGDGKPDSGFERAFPFMDVVEIHPIDHVLELGPIVQRGTRQQPNTIFNWLQLLNQGFRIYGVVNTDSHYNFHGSGWLRNWVQSSTDDPAKIDPMEMVRSAERGRLVMSNGPYLEVQAQESGRSELHVSGEDLKAPSGRVSLKVRVQCPNWLDVDRLFVLVNGRVHEQHNYSREKTPDAFRGGVVKFERTLDLELSSDAHIIVATGNTQGKLTNIYTTDVGNARPAAMTNPIFVDVNGDGFQANKDTLDVPLPTKFSR; encoded by the coding sequence ATGAAGTCTTTGATGGCAGTGCTGGGAACAGTCCTTTTGCTGGGACTGGTCGTCGGTCTGGGAACCGCTCGTCAGGTGATACAGACAGGTGAAAGCTTCGTTGAAATCGGAGTTTTATCGGAAGAGACCTGGAACCGGTTCGTCGCGGACGGGAAGGAGGTCGACTCGATCTACGGCGACATCGCCCTGCGGAACGATTACCTCTCTGCCGTGATCGGCCAACCGATCGCCACCAGACACGCAAACATGACCGTACGGGATATCGCCGGGGCTCTCATCGATCTGGCCGTTCAGTCCGCTCCCAGTGATCAACTGGCCGCGTACTATCCCGGTAAACGACGATACCCATTCCGACAAGCATCCATCGTCAACGCCGAAGGGGCCGAAGTATCGCTCGATCAACCCTATCGTTCCGGTCAATCCGCGGCGGTGGTTCTCAAGGCCGAAGCGGGTGAGGACCGACCTGAAGCGACGGTCCGCTATCAGTTAGGTCCCCAGGATCGCTTTCTGACCGTCGTGACCACGCTCACGAATCGCTCGAACAAACTGCAGTCGATTCCGCTGGAAGATGATTTTCGAATGGACGGCGGCAAGGAAGAAATGCTGCGGACGCCTAATGGCACCGTTGATCAATTCTGGGTGGAAGACCGCTACTGGGATCAGGCCTATGGGTTGGATGCCGAAGGTTTGAAGCTGCAACTGACCAGCGATGCTCGAGTCACGGCCATCAAGTATGAACGTCCCGACGGCGCGACAATCGTCGCATTAGAACCCGGTCAGTCCTACACGTTTCAACGTCGTCTCTATCCGGGAAAGAACCGGTTGGAAGTCAACGCGATTGCGCGGGGCCTGACTGCCGGAAATTCGACGACACACCAACTCGTCGTACTCAACAAACGTCATCGTCCCATCCCGCGGACGCTGGTGGAATTCAAGCTGGGCAGTGCATCTTATGGGACTGCTCGAACCGACAACGATGGACGGCTGACGGTCGTGACCCCCAGCGAACCGGTCACAGTGGACCTGTCAGCCTTCGGGAACAAAATTGCAGCCAACCTGCCACTAAAGACGGATGGTCAACCCGAGGTACTCACGGTCGACTTTGATCCCGGAACCGTGACGGCGACCATCACCGATGGCCAGCAGCGACTCATTCCCTGCAAGGTAGAGTTCAAACCACTCGACGGTCACTACAAACTTGACTACGGTCCGGAAAGCGGCGAGTTTGCCGTTCGGAACCTCATCTACACCCCCAACGGTAAGTTCCAGAGACTGATCCCCCCCGGTAAATATGCCGTCACGATCAGCCACGGCCCCGAATTTGACGCGGTGTTCACGGAACTCGACATCTCGCCCGGTGAATCGGCCTCTCTGGTCGCGTCGCTTCCCCGTACAGTCGAGACGCCGGGTTGGGTCAGCAGTGATTTTCACAGCCACAGCAGCCCTTCGGGCGACAACACCTCCAGCCAGTTAGGTCGCGTTCTGAATCTGGTGGCCGAGCATATCGAGTTTGCCCCCTGCACAGAGCACAACCGGGTCAGTACCTACCAGCCACACATCGACCGGCTGGGGATCGGTTCGCAAATGATGACAGTCTCGGGGATCGAACTGACCGGCCTGCCCCTGCCGCTGAACCATCAGAACGCCTTCCCGATCAAACTGGTTGAGCGAACGCAGGACGGAGGGGGCCCTGTGACTGGCCCTGATCTCGAATCGCAGATTGAGCGTCTGGTCCTGCATGATGGACGCAGCGAGAAACTGCTGCAGGTTAACCACCCGGACCTCGGGTGGATGTTTTACGACAAAGACGGAGACGGCAAACCCGATTCTGGTTTTGAACGTGCCTTCCCCTTCATGGATGTGGTTGAAATTCATCCGATCGACCATGTTCTGGAACTCGGCCCGATCGTCCAGCGAGGGACTCGGCAGCAGCCAAACACGATCTTCAACTGGCTTCAGTTGCTGAATCAGGGATTCCGGATCTACGGCGTCGTCAATACCGACTCACACTACAACTTCCACGGATCGGGCTGGTTACGCAACTGGGTCCAGTCATCGACGGATGATCCTGCGAAAATTGATCCCATGGAAATGGTCCGTTCTGCTGAACGGGGACGCCTCGTGATGTCGAACGGTCCTTACCTTGAGGTCCAGGCTCAAGAATCAGGTCGCTCTGAGCTTCACGTCTCTGGCGAAGACTTGAAAGCCCCCAGCGGACGGGTGTCTTTGAAGGTTCGTGTGCAGTGCCCCAACTGGCTCGATGTCGACCGATTGTTCGTCCTCGTCAATGGCCGTGTCCATGAGCAGCATAACTACTCACGCGAGAAAACCCCCGATGCCTTCCGGGGTGGAGTTGTGAAGTTCGAACGAACGCTCGACCTGGAGTTATCGTCGGATGCTCACATCATCGTGGCAACCGGAAATACTCAAGGAAAACTGACAAACATTTACACTACAGACGTCGGGAATGCGCGTCCTGCCGCAATGACGAACCCGATCTTTGTTGACGTCAACGGGGACGGATTCCAGGCGAACAAAGACACACTGGACGTTCCACTTCCCACCAAGTTCTCCAGGTAA
- a CDS encoding alpha/beta fold hydrolase translates to MRRIPCLRVYQTSVGFGIIVLTMGLLGHHRMSVAAEGVKELGPPVDVSFIARLDGTEQRYVIQKPRDFREDQPYSLLIALHGHGSDRWQFVNDGRGECRAARDAAAQHQMIYVSPDYRARTSWMGPAAEADMLQIIDDLHQQFRIEKVIVSGGSMGGTSAMIFAALHPEVVDGAVSLNGTSNMAEYEGFPKEIAESYGGTKADVPAVYRARSAELFPERLTMPVSFTTGGRDTLVPPDSTLRLAAAMKDRGAPVNLLHRPEGGHDSSYEDSLQAFEYVINKALAVPELTPRITLKEGPVKVVCLGDSVTGVYYHTGGRRAYPEMLEVGLRKILSREDITVINAGISGNTTQDGLNRFDTDVLAHHPQIVTISFGLNDVTRIPLETFRANLELLTKRCRDAGSEVILCTPNSVITTASRPIEKLLTYCDIIRAVGREMNAPVCDQYLSGTKLLTRAPWTWRLTLSDEIHPNMAGHKRMAEELCRTITGKGASLDQVGPLHPSLPRLASLLKEERPIKVLAMAPYNELIGNAIKNLKPTAQVEVSGWDTKGKSIAALEAESKALVRNLKPDLVLLAVPRSVSSEVDEEFVRNFSWIMNWSLSFAHQEWDCIVIHPSVADPDSKGSTDETYRQLVHAQDLGLIDRKPADRATAAELLSNGIKQAVE, encoded by the coding sequence ATGAGACGAATACCGTGCTTGCGCGTTTACCAGACGTCTGTCGGCTTCGGCATCATCGTGTTGACCATGGGATTACTGGGACACCACCGGATGTCAGTCGCTGCCGAGGGTGTGAAGGAATTGGGTCCACCGGTCGACGTCAGTTTCATCGCCCGCCTGGATGGAACAGAGCAGCGTTACGTGATTCAGAAGCCACGTGATTTTCGCGAAGATCAGCCGTACAGCCTGCTGATCGCGTTGCACGGTCACGGGTCAGACCGCTGGCAGTTTGTGAACGATGGGCGGGGTGAATGTCGTGCTGCGCGCGATGCCGCCGCGCAGCATCAGATGATCTACGTCTCTCCCGACTATCGTGCCAGAACATCCTGGATGGGCCCCGCCGCCGAAGCAGACATGCTGCAAATCATTGACGATCTTCACCAGCAATTTCGTATTGAAAAAGTGATCGTCAGTGGTGGATCCATGGGAGGAACATCTGCCATGATCTTCGCAGCACTCCATCCAGAAGTGGTCGACGGTGCGGTCAGTCTGAACGGGACCTCGAACATGGCCGAGTACGAGGGATTCCCCAAAGAAATTGCCGAGTCTTACGGCGGAACGAAAGCCGATGTTCCTGCGGTCTATCGGGCACGCTCGGCCGAACTGTTTCCAGAACGACTGACAATGCCCGTGTCATTCACCACGGGAGGACGGGATACTCTTGTTCCGCCCGACAGCACACTGCGGTTGGCCGCGGCGATGAAGGATCGGGGGGCACCTGTCAATCTGCTTCACCGGCCTGAAGGGGGGCATGATTCCAGTTACGAAGATTCGCTCCAGGCCTTTGAGTATGTGATCAACAAGGCGCTGGCGGTCCCCGAGTTAACGCCTCGCATCACGCTCAAAGAAGGCCCCGTGAAGGTCGTTTGCCTGGGTGATAGCGTCACCGGAGTTTACTACCATACCGGCGGACGCCGCGCGTACCCGGAAATGCTGGAGGTCGGACTCCGGAAGATTCTGTCTCGCGAAGACATCACTGTCATCAACGCGGGGATTAGCGGCAACACCACACAGGACGGACTGAACCGTTTCGACACTGACGTGCTCGCTCATCATCCACAGATCGTCACGATCAGCTTCGGATTGAACGACGTCACCCGGATCCCCCTCGAGACATTCCGGGCCAACCTTGAGTTGCTGACGAAACGATGCCGCGATGCGGGTAGCGAGGTGATCCTCTGCACCCCCAACTCCGTGATTACGACTGCGAGTCGCCCGATCGAAAAACTGCTCACCTACTGTGACATCATTCGTGCTGTAGGACGAGAAATGAACGCCCCCGTTTGCGACCAGTATCTCAGCGGGACGAAGCTCCTCACTCGAGCACCCTGGACCTGGCGTCTCACGCTGAGCGATGAGATTCACCCCAATATGGCCGGCCATAAGAGAATGGCAGAAGAACTCTGCCGAACAATTACGGGCAAGGGAGCCTCTCTCGATCAAGTGGGGCCACTTCATCCATCCCTGCCTCGTCTCGCATCGCTACTGAAAGAAGAGCGCCCCATCAAGGTCCTGGCGATGGCACCTTACAACGAGCTGATCGGCAACGCGATCAAGAACCTGAAGCCCACCGCCCAAGTGGAGGTCAGTGGCTGGGACACCAAGGGCAAATCGATCGCGGCCCTGGAAGCCGAGTCCAAAGCACTCGTCCGGAATCTTAAACCCGACCTGGTTCTTCTGGCCGTACCACGAAGCGTCTCTTCGGAAGTCGACGAGGAATTCGTACGCAACTTCTCATGGATCATGAACTGGTCACTCAGCTTCGCTCATCAGGAGTGGGACTGCATTGTCATTCATCCTTCGGTCGCTGATCCCGACTCGAAGGGTTCGACAGACGAGACTTATCGTCAATTGGTGCACGCTCAGGATCTGGGACTGATCGATCGGAAACCCGCTGACCGCGCGACCGCCGCAGAACTACTCTCGAACGGAATCAAACAGGCGGTCGAGTAA